Proteins encoded together in one Impatiens glandulifera chromosome 1, dImpGla2.1, whole genome shotgun sequence window:
- the LOC124921609 gene encoding ammonium transporter 3 member 1-like — MATNSIPLAYQGNTSAASPDWLNKGDNAWQMISATLVGLQSVPGLVILYGSIVKKKWAVNSAFMALYAFAAVIICWVTWAYNMSFGDKLLPFWGKAGPALGQRFLIAQAKLPASTHHFSNGTVETQMITPFYPMATMVWFQCAFAAITLILLAGSLLGRMNIKAWMMFVPLWLTFSYTVGAFSLWGGGFLFHWGVIDYSGGYVIHLSSGIAGFVAAYWVGPRLPADRERFPPNNVLLMLAGAGLLWMGWAGFNGGDPYSANIDSSMAVLNTNICAATSLLVWTWLDVIFFDKPSVIGAVQGMITGLVCITPGAGLVQGWAAIVMGILSGSVPWFTMMVVHKRWSLLQKVDDTLGVFHTHAVAGFLGGILTGLFAEPELCALFLPVTNSRGGIYGGSGGSQLLKQIVGGLFIIGWNIVSTSIICVAIKVVIPLRMSDEQLKIGDDAVHGEEAYALWGDGEVYDSTKHGMVHEFSDEKIHRRASGATQVV; from the exons ATGGCGACAAATTCGATACCATTAGCATACCAAGGAAACACATCGGCAGCATCTCCCGACTGGCTAAACAAAGGCGACAACGCATGGCAAATGATCTCAGCCACCCTAGTCGGTCTCCAAAGTGTCCCCGGTCTAGTTATTCTATACGGAAGCATCGTAAAAAAGAAATGGGCAGTCAATTCCGCCTTCATGGCTCTCTACGCCTTCGCAGCCGTAATCATATGTTGGGTCACATGGGCTTACAACATGTCTTTTGGCGACAAGCTTTTACCTTTTTGGGGAAAAGCTGGTCCTGCACTTGGTCAGAGATTTCTAATAGCTCAAGCTAAATTACCAGCTTCAACACATCACTTTAGTAATGGGACTGTGGAAACGCAGATGATAACTCCGTTTTATCCTATGGCTACTATGGTTTGGTTTCAATGTGCTTTTGCTGCTATAACTTTGATTTTGTTGGCGGGATCTTTGTTGGGGAGGATGAATATTAAGGCTTGGATGATGTTTGTTCCTTTGTGGTTAACGTTTTCTTATACTGTTGGTGCGTTTAGTCTTTGGGGTGGTGGGTTTTTGTTTCATTGGGGTGTTATTGATTATTCTGGCGGTTATGTTATTCATCTTTCCTCGGGTATTGCCGGCTTCGTCGCAGCTTACTGG GTGGGGCCAAGATTGCCGGCGGACAGGGAGAGATTCCCGCCGAACAACGTTTTGTTAATGCTAGCCGGAGCAGGTCTATTGTGGATGGGATGGGCCGGTTTCAACGGGGGCGATCCATACAGTGCCAATATTGATTCCTCCATGGCTGTCCTCAACACCAACATATGCGCCGCCACCAGCCTCCTAGTCTGGACTTGGCTCGACGTCATCTTCTTCGACAAACCCTCCGTCATCGGCGCCGTACAGGGCATGATCACTGGTCTCGTCTGCATCACTCCTGGAGCAGGTCTAGTTCAAGGATGGGCAGCAATAGTAATGGGAATTCTCTCAGGGAGTGTGCCATGGTTCACGATGATGGTGGTCCACAAGCGTTGGTCACTCCTTCAAAAAGTTGACGATACACTCGGCGTTTTCCACACCCACGCCGTCGCCGGATTCTTAGGCGGTATCCTTACCGGACTCTTTGCCGAGCCCGAGCTCTGTGCCCTTTTCTTGCCCGTAACTAACTCCAGAGGAGGTATCTACGGCGGTTCAGGAGGAAGTCAACTCTTGAAGCAGATTGTGGGTGGATTGTTTATAATTGGATGGAATATTGTTTCCACTTCTATAATTTGCGTGGCTATTAAGGTTGTGATACCTTTGAGGATGTCGGACGAGCAGTTGAAGATCGGAGACGATGCGGTTCATGGGGAGGAGGCTTATGCGCTTTGGGGAGATGGGGAGGTTTATGACTCTACAAAACATGGAATGGTGCATGAGTTTTCCGACGAGAAAATTCACCGGAGAGCTTCAGGAGCTACCCAAGTTGTTTAA